In Brachypodium distachyon strain Bd21 chromosome 2, Brachypodium_distachyon_v3.0, whole genome shotgun sequence, one genomic interval encodes:
- the LOC100823143 gene encoding uncharacterized protein LOC100823143: MEPMASMTGVACVFNILSVIIDVMPLFVICFVTTWDSILEYFSLRSFLLGALSNLVLACHVLFILEEAHHQDVLYISVVGLCFGTMFSLLCLLHKVVLHKDSHHVRYWMLGLLVILLIGSSIILYGIDGHLHISEVSVFGKFIYASAIATVTLLNGLPILVAIVSLINTPFGAIQLVVFLHKMFSSSSGTCQHTGRSE; the protein is encoded by the exons ATGGAGCCGATGGCCAGTATGACTGGTGTTGCTTGTGTCTTTAACATCCTCTCGGTCATTATCGATGTCATGCCACT GTTTGTGATTTGCTTTGTGACGACATGGGACTCCATTCTCGAGTATTTCTCACTTCGATCGTTTTTGCTTGGCGCGTTATCCAATTTAGTTCTGGCTTGTCATGTTCTATTTATACTTGAGGAAGCTCATCATCAGGATGTGCTGTACATCAGTGTAGTTGGCCTCTGCTTCGGTACCATGTTCTCTCTTTTGTGCCTGCTCCACAAGGTTGTTCTTCACAAGGATAGTCATCATGTCCGATATTGG ATGTTAGGGCTACTAGTGATCTTGTTGATTGGTTCATCCATTATCCTCTATGGCATTGATGGACATCTTCACATAAGCGAAGTCAGCGTGTTTGGCAAGTTTATCTATGCGTCAGCTATTGCAACGGTTACTCTGTTGAATGGGTTACCAATACTCGTTGCT ATAGTGAGCTTGATTAACACCCCCTTCGGTGCCATCCAGTTGGTTGTTTTTCTACACAAGATGTTTTCATCCTCTTCCGGGACATGCCAGCACACGGGCCGGAGTGAGTGA
- the LOC100823448 gene encoding uncharacterized protein LOC100823448, producing MPLPLAQMQELRDRLSDRFRPWSRSAQFWVRAVDIYGSYKVCQLRAGFVKDEDEREAMWEQQHEIGAQKLYSLCSELGGFFLKAAQIVGKPDLAPTAWVKRLVTLCDKAPSTPIEVVREVVEKQFNKSFDEIFDFFDVEPVGSASIAQVHRARLKSSKTDVAVKVQHPGAEKLMMVDIQNMQAFALFLQKHDINFDLFSATKEMEKQICYEFDFVREARAMERIREFLRVTNKKPPVMVPRVIPGMISREVLVMEFVQGTPIMNLGNEMSKRGIDPGGKLGAMAKQKILTDLTLAYGQMILKDGFFHADPHPGNILICNNTEVALLDYGQVKEMPEDLRLAYANLVIAMADDDHIRAQESLREFGFKTWSIADNELEELFELSLRMFDTRLPPGVTVLSPFADDSSLNKVGVESFPEELFSVLRTIQLLRGLTVGMGLRFSCAQQWRPIAEEALLKAGRIKDVKSRRSRRSFLRRLF from the exons atgccgctgccgctcgcgCAGATGCAGGAGCTGCGGGACCGCCTGTCCGACCGGTTCCGCCCGTGGAGCCGCTCCGCGCAGTTCTGGGTCCGCGCCGTCGACATCTACGGCAGCTACAAG GTGTGCCAGCTGCGCGCGGGGTTCGTCAAGGATGAGGACGAGAGGGAGGCCATGtgggagcagcagcacgagATCGGCGCCCAGAAGCTCTACTCGCTCTGCTCCGAGCTCGGCGGCTTCTTCCTCAAG GCTGCTCAAATTGTGGGCAAGCCAGATTTGGCGCCGACAGCTTGGGTCAAAAGGCTTGTCACATTGTGTGATAAGGCTCCATCCACGCCGATTGAAGTTGTTAGAGAAGTTGTGGAGAAACAGTTCAACAAGAGCTTCGACGAGATATTCGATTTCTTTGATGTTGAGCCTGTTGGATCTGCTTCTATTGCCCAG GTGCATCGAGCAAGGCTTAAATCATCAAAGACAGATGTTGCTGTCAAG GTTCAACACCCAGGAGCTGAAAAATTGATGATGGTTGATATCCAGAACATGCAAGCATTTGCCTTGTTCTTACAGAAGCATGACATCAACTTTGATCTGTTCTCTGCCACCAAGGAGATGGAAAAGCAG ATATGCTATGAGTTTGATTTTGTGCGAGAAGCGAGAGCAATGGAAAGAATACGGGAATTCTTGCGTGTCACTAATAAGAAACCTCCGGTTATGGTGCCTCGTGTGATTCCTGGAATGATTAGCAG gGAGGTCTTGGTTATGGAATTCGTACAAGGGACCCCTATAATGAATCTTGGCAATGAAATGTCCAAACGGGGCATTGATCCTGGTGGTAAGCTTGGAGCAATGGCAAAGCA GAAGATTCTAACAGATCTTACACTTGCTTATGGCCAAATGATCTTGAAGGATGGCTTTTTTCATGCAGATCCACACCCAGGAAACATCCTTATCTGCAACAACACAGAG GTAGCTTTACTTGATTATGGACAAGTGAAAGAAATGCCAGAGGACTTACGGCTGGCTTACGCAAATCTTGTAATTGCAATGGCTGATGATGACCATATAAGGGCTCAAGAAAGTCTCAG GGAATTTGGTTTTAAAACATGGAGTATAGCTGACAATGAGCTAGAAGAACTGTTTGAGTTATCCCTTAGAATGTTTGATACAAGATTACCACCTGGAGTAACTGTGCTCTCACCCTTCGCTGATGATTCTTCACTGAATAAAGTTGGAGTAGAG AGTTTCCCAGAGGAGCTATTTTCGGTGCTTCGAACAATACAACTGTTGCGTGGGCTGACTGTAGGGATGGGTCTCCGTTTCTCATGTGCTCAGCAATGGAGACCAATTGCCGAGGAAGCTTTGCTAAAGGCTGGGAGAATAAAAG ATGTAAAATCAAGAAGGTCGAGGAGAAGTTTTCTTAGAAGGCTGTTTTAG
- the LOC100834708 gene encoding uncharacterized protein LOC100834708 produces MAAAAAAMMGAAARRLHHAAAAAAGQPPRLKKLALHPPKSVEVEFADGSSFHLSAEFLRVYSPAADSKIRSIAGEKVIFARRHVGIMSAESIGNYGVRILFDDLHKTGIFTWDFLYHLGSNKFSLMRNYIKMLRRHGLTRDPQRRK; encoded by the exons atggcggcggcggcggcggcgatgatgggTGCGGCGGCCCGGCGGCTGCaccacgcggcggcggcggcggctgggcaGCCCCCGCGCCTGAAGAAGCTCGCGCTGCACCCGCCCAAATCC GTAGAAGTTGAATTTGCAGATGGCAGTTCATTCCATCTGTCAGCTGAGTTTCTCAGAGTTTATAGTCCTGCAGCTGACAGCAAAATCCGATCTATAGCTGGTGAGAAG GTTATATTTGCGCGGCGGCATGTCGGAATAATGTCAGCTGAATCAATAGGGAACTATGGAGTCCG GATATTGTTTGATGACTTACACAAGACTGGGATCTTCACCTGGGATTTCTTGTACCATCTGGGTTCTAACAAATTCAGTCTGATGCGAAATTATATCAAAATGTTGAGGAGACACGGTCTTACTCGGGATCCTCAGAGAAGGAAATGA